One Apteryx mantelli isolate bAptMan1 chromosome 2, bAptMan1.hap1, whole genome shotgun sequence genomic window, GTGAATACAGCCGAGGGGAAGGACAGAGCAGCTCGGGTAAGGCTCCGGGGATTTCTGCGGCTGCGGGAGGGTGCGGGCTCTGGACGGGGACGAGCTGGGAGCGTGGCGGCCTGTCCCCACGCGGGGGGGTGGCGGGTTGCAAGGCTCCGTCCTCGGCACGGCGGGGGGACGCCGGCTCGGGGCGGCCCAGTGGGTGCTGCGCGCCGGTGCTCCGCGTGTCCCGATCCGGGGACGTTTCCCTGCTCCTGCGCGTTCGTCTCCCGGGCTGAGAGTCCCGCCCGGCTGCAGACGCCGAACCGCGGAGCTGGAGCGCGCTGCCGTGCTCGGGAGGCCGAGGGGGCCGGGGCACGCGGGGCGCAGGGTGCCGGGAGGGCCGAGCGGGAACGAGGGTCGGCCGTGAAGggtgtgtttgcttgctgtgatctGCTCCCGTCTTTCCCCTAGGGGCGTCCGAGGGGGACATCCGTGTGTCAGGGAGGGATAAAGGGCTCGCACAGAGCAGACGCGGCGGCCGCCAAGGCTCACGGGAGGGCGCCTCTTCTCTTCCAGCCGAGTCGGGACCAGAGCTGCGGACTCCGGACATGTCGGCCATTTCCCCGTCCCTGCGAAACGAGTCCCTCGTCTCTTACGCCTCCATGTCGGAGGAGGAGGAACGGGAAGGCCGGGAGGTGGACAGGGGCCACggtggggccgtggggctgcaGGCCGGGCCGGAGGCGCCTCTCTCTGCGGAGGAAGACATGAAACTGTCCCGCCAGGCCATGCTGATCCGCAGGTGCAGCTCTCAGGGCTCCGTGACGTCCCTGCCCGAGGACCCGCTCAACCCCGGGGACGCTCACTCGGACTGGGGCCACGAGGGGGTGTCCGACCTGCCCGCCCTGGGCCGCGGGCTCGACTCTTCGCACCCCGAGGAGCAGGCGGGGGGTCCCGGCCCAGAGATGGGCGCTTTGCCCAGGGTACTGATGGGGCCCACCTGGGAGAAGGCGCCGGAGGAGGAGGCGCCGGCGCGTTCCCCGCTGCACGGGGCGCTCACGGAGGAGTCGCTGCCCTCCTCGGCCTCACCGCCCGGGgacgcccccgccgccgccaccgccggcccgccccgcggccccggctgctcccGCCTGCGCGAGGACCGCCGGGAGAGCTGGAGGACTAACATCCACCACCTGCTCGACCTGGAGGAGCAGTGGGACCAGCTGTACCACCAGGAGCTGGCCATGTGGCAGGAGGAGCGGGCCACGCAGCGCGAGGAGCGGGCCCGCGACCGCGAGCTCCAGTTCCGCCTGCTGGGCGTCCTCACGGACATCCGCGACGAGCTGCGCTACCTGCGCCAGGAGCGGGCCAGCGCCCGGCAGAGCCAGGCGCCTCCCGCCGAGCCCCGGCCGGAGCCCGACTCCATCTTGGAGCAGCCCAAAGCCGAGCCGGGCTTCCCCGAGccgcaggccgccgccgccgccagcgccgcctgGGCAGACACCGCCGTGCCCAGCAGAAGCCCCTTCGGGAACCGGGgtcggggccggcgccggggccggccgcgcGGCTCGGCCTCCAAACACAGACGGCTCTTCCTGACCAACAGCTAGGGGCAGGCGGGGACGCTGTCCCGCGAAGGACGTGGTGGACGTGCGGCTCTCCCAGCGCCTGTGCGCGTGCGCGGGGCTCCGGCCGTGCGGCGGGTGCCTGGCCATGGACCGATCGGCGTGCGCACGGGGAAACGGCGTGCGCGCCTGCGCGTGGGTGGGAGCGAGTGAGCGCGGGGAAGGTGCCCGGGCGCGAGGTTCCCGCCGGCGGCCCGGGGCAGGCCCTGCCGGGGAGCGCCGtcgcggggcccgggcggcgccgTGGGGTCCGGGCGAgctggcggccgcggcggggcgcggggaagCGTGTGCATGTGCGTGGGTCAGCGGGGCCGTGTGACAGCGCTAGTCGAGTAGGGTTACTAccttcggggtggggggggagttaGGAACACTTAGTCGCTGATGTGCGAACATTTTATGCAAATCATTTAATGAACTAATTTGCATATAACCAtaaacttctgtttaaaaaaaaaaaaatcccccaaaaaacCGGAAAAGCGGCCTCCGAGTGTGGACTCAGTGCTGGGGGTGGCGCGAggctctctgcctccctccctggaTTCCCCCCCCGCTGGCCGGGCACCTGGGTCGTTCCCTGTGGTCTTCCCCGGCGCTGCCGGCTGCTCCGTGGGGAGCACAGCTCCAGGGCCGCAGCGGGCTCTTCCGGAGCCAGCCATGCTCCCCGGCCTTTCCTTTTTGGCGGGGAGCTGCTGCCGGGAGCCGGCAGCGCCGTGCCAAGGAGGTCAGTGATGCCGATGGGCCAGCTGGCACCGCCGAGGAATTGCAACCGCGGAAAGCGTGGCTGCCCCGACCCGGAGCAGACGGAGCCGTGTGCCGGGGCGGCCGTTGCAGCGGGAGCACACGGGCAGGCCCTTGCCTGGCCATTTGTCCCCGGCTGGAGCCGGATCCGGGGCCGGGGTGTGCAGCGGCTCCTCGGCTGCCCGGTTGGTGCCTGGGGCGAACCTGCTTCGCTTGACCGTGCCAAAGCCACCTGGGTGCATTGCGGGGCCGAGGGGGCTGTTTGCTCTCCCGGCACCGCACCGGTTCGCAGTGTTTCCTTCTCCCCGGAGCAGCTGCCGCTCGGTCCTGCCCCGGGGCCGCGTGTGCAGCTGCCGCCCTGCGCCGAGGCGGCTCCTCCGAGAGGGGTCTCGGAAACGGGCTGTTGGAGAGGGCTCGCGCGCTCCCGTCCCCGCAGGGGCGGCAGCTGCCTCTGCCGCGGGCTGGGAGCCCCGGCAGGAGGGCGCCCGGTCCCCACGCGCAGCGCCTCGTGCCGCGGCCGTCTCCGCTGCTGCGTCATGCTGCTAGTTCGCCGCCTGCCCGCGGTTCCTCCCCGCTCCCGTCGCCACCGCGCCGGCCCTCGGCGCCGCCTCGCAAGCCCCGCTCGTGCCCGCGCGCTGCTCTGGCCTGGTGGGGGTCGAGGGCGTCCGTGCAAAGCCTGCGGAGCGCCGCGCTCGGCAGAGCCGGACGGCGGCAGCGCGGCTTTGATCTCCGCCAGCCACGGGCTGCCTGTTCCGGCTTCCCTCGCTCCTTCGGGGTGCAGGGGCTCCTCGCGGGGGTCTCCGAGCTCCCGCTGGTCCCCGGGGGCCTTCGCTCACCCCTGTTCAGGCAGGCTCAAGCCTGCAGCTCCCTCTAACCAGGCTGCGGAGCCCCCGAGCAGCAGGCACAGCCTCGGGGCAGCGTGCACGGCCCCGCGCAGCATGCACAGCCCCACGCAGCGTGCACGGCCCCCACGCAGCAGGCACGGCCTCGGGGCAGCGTGCACGGCCCTGCACAGCATGCATGGCCCCCACGCAGCGTGCACAGGCCCCACACAGCGTGCACGTCCCCCACGCAGCGTGCACAGGCCCTGAGCAGTGTGCACGTCCCCCACGCAGCAGGCATGGCCTCGGGGCAGCGTGCACGGCCCCGTGCAGCGTGAATGGCCCCACGCAGCATGCACAGGCCTCAAGCAGCGTGCACGGCCCCCACGCAGCAGGCACAGCCTTGGGGCAGCGTGCACGGCCCCACGCAGCATGCACGGCCCCACGCAGCGTGCGCAGGCCTCGAGCAGCGTGCGCAGCCCCCGAGCAGGCTGCACGGCCCTAAGCCGCATGCAGAGCAGCCCAAGCAGTGTGTGGGACCCGCTGAGCAGGGGGCACATCCGCCCCGGCAGCatgcacagccccccccccccaaatgcagcGTGCATGGCCCCTGGGCAGCAGGAATGGCCCCGTGCAGCgtgcacagccccccccccccagcagcatgCACGGCCCCCATGCAGTACGCGTGGcccccagcagctccagccccgAATGTCCTGGCTCCCGTGGCTGCAGCCTGcagtggttggggggggggggggggcacgtcaGTCCCTGCGCGAGGCCGCTGCATGTCGCCCAGGACCCGCGCAGCAAACGCTGCCCCCCCGCAGGGCAGCACGTTGTCCGGGGTGGAGGGGGGGATGCGGGACGGCCCCGAGCCCCACGCGGCCCCGAGCCCCGCGTGCCTCCACACCTGCATCCTGGCTGCGAGCTGCCGGCTCGGCTGCCTGCGCTGGTggctgcctgccccccccccccagccccccctgcAGTGCAAGAGCCCCACGTCCAACTTTACCTCCCTCCCTCCAggcccccttccttccctccctctattcctcctcctctccctccatccGTCTCTCCCTGCCCATGCAGGGTGcccattttttgggggggggggggggtgtgctgCAGGGGTTGGGGCTGGGAACTGGGTCAGgtttgggctggggggggggggggcggggggggggggtgtgctgCTGTGGCACAAGGGCCCGGGAATGCTGGAAATGGGCCGGTGGTTCCCGCACCCCTTTGGGAAGagtgtttggggggaggggggggtcctgCTGGGCCtggcccccggtgccccccccagGAACTGCCCGTGGGGACCTGGCACCATGGGGCAGGCGCCTGTGCAGcaggtgcatgcacacacacacacacacacacacacacacacacgcacacacagcttCCATGCACACACAGCTCACGTGCATGCACAACACCCACGTGTGCACAACAACGCCCACATGCACAGGTGTGACGCTTGCACACCGGGATGCCGTGtgagcaaccccccccccccccccggcaggtgcACCCTCAGCTCCCTCGTGTGCGCTTGCTCACAGCACCCATctgtgcacacacaaacacaacctcacacgtgtgtgcgcgcacacacacacacacacacacacacacgcagagcaCCCACACTTgcgcgcacacacatacacacacacacacacacaacagctGCCGCATATGCACACACAGTTTCCACGTTTGCACACCTGTGTACACACCCCCGCATGTGCACACAGCTCCCACCTGGATGCAGGCAATGATCCCGCACACACCCAACTCCAGCCTGTGCATGCgcgcacgcgcgcgcacacacacacacacacacacacacacacacactcttcagACAGCTCAACACTCGCCATCCATGTGTGCACTCACACACTcccacatgtgcatgcacacagctcCCAcggctgtacacacacacacacacacacacacacacacccagcacCCACGCATGCACACAGCTTGGTGTGCTCTGTGCACCGCAGGCCACTGCTCCCCGCGCCGCACCGTCCCTGCGCGGTTGTGCACGCACAAGTGCGGCCCCCAGATGACCATCGCCCTCGGCCTCTCCGGCCCCGGAGCTGGCAGCCGCCGTGGCGCCCACCTTGCCACGAAGCCCCACGGCGTCACCTCTGCAGGGATGCTCGGCCGGATGCTGCCGGCGGACAGGGACGAGGCTGGCGGGGCCACGGGAACCAGAGGAGACCGATGCAGCGGCTGCACTGGGCGGGGGGAGCCCCTCACCTGGGCGTCGGGGCTGGGCGGGGGAACGCGGGCACAACCAGCGGCGTCCCGCGcggaggagctgggggggggggcgacggcCCGGCGGCCCAGCACGGCTTTATTGC contains:
- the LOC106489537 gene encoding uncharacterized protein isoform X2 → MDASGALASAPSSAAPSGSRSPMFPPGADREEWGPRFNCAPSTSAAASQAMPASGRKRKANFSNDETETLVWNVVRHFSALYGSEALRAHPVRRKQLWTQIQSRVNFLGYTERSIDDLKHKWRDLRLDVKKKITSKKHLPMNRAGGPLHKPRLTPLEKMVASTFLQASHDSEPEIILDPDLFFPGATKQSFMHLQPGVSHPSIYIDTNGQPSSLPDMEGSAVPRLAVQSPDPSVICEYSRGEGQSSSAESGPELRTPDMSAISPSLRNESLVSYASMSEEEEREGREVDRGHGGAVGLQAGPEAPLSAEEDMKLSRQAMLIRRCSSQGSVTSLPEDPLNPGDAHSDWGHEGVSDLPALGRGLDSSHPEEQAGGPGPEMGALPRVLMGPTWEKAPEEEAPARSPLHGALTEESLPSSASPPGDAPAAATAGPPRGPGCSRLREDRRESWRTNIHHLLDLEEQWDQLYHQELAMWQEERATQREERARDRELQFRLLGVLTDIRDELRYLRQERASARQSQAPPAEPRPEPDSILEQPKAEPGFPEPQAAAAASAAWADTAVPSRSPFGNRGRGRRRGRPRGSASKHRRLFLTNS
- the LOC106489537 gene encoding uncharacterized protein isoform X1, with amino-acid sequence MDASGALASAPSSAAPSGSRSPMFPPGADREEWGPRFNCAPSTSAAASQAMPASGRKRKANFSNDETETLVWNVVRHFSALYGSEALRAHPVRRKQLWTQIQSRVNFLGYTERSIDDLKHKWRDLRLDVKKKITSKKHLPMNRAGGPLHKPRLTPLEKMVASTFLQASHDSEPEIILDPDLFFPGATKQSFMHLQPGVSHPSIYIDTNGQPSSLPDMEGSAVPRLAVQSPDPSVICEYSRGEGQSSSGASEGDIRVSGRDKGLAQSRRGGRQGSREGASSLPAESGPELRTPDMSAISPSLRNESLVSYASMSEEEEREGREVDRGHGGAVGLQAGPEAPLSAEEDMKLSRQAMLIRRCSSQGSVTSLPEDPLNPGDAHSDWGHEGVSDLPALGRGLDSSHPEEQAGGPGPEMGALPRVLMGPTWEKAPEEEAPARSPLHGALTEESLPSSASPPGDAPAAATAGPPRGPGCSRLREDRRESWRTNIHHLLDLEEQWDQLYHQELAMWQEERATQREERARDRELQFRLLGVLTDIRDELRYLRQERASARQSQAPPAEPRPEPDSILEQPKAEPGFPEPQAAAAASAAWADTAVPSRSPFGNRGRGRRRGRPRGSASKHRRLFLTNS